In Clostridia bacterium, a genomic segment contains:
- a CDS encoding NFACT RNA binding domain-containing protein produces MPFDSLTLTAVKNELNQSIIDARLEKIYMPASNILVFNFHGKNGRQKLLIALDNYARIHLTQQNFDNPLNAPAFCMHLRKYLNGAKLVNITQPKYERILEFEFNVLNELRDNVSFKVIAEIMGKYSNVIAVNENGIITECIKHIYPNITSTDTIAKRALLPNIAYTYPETEGKITIDDYEEFISRLMQFTGGALDKYIMGFLKGIAPSTVSELVSDIIPELIDEEVSKIIYKRFYDYADKVKKGDIFPVVTFSNDGEPDDYYLFPQKINSNRSVSFDSINQAIDSCMSQKTSISSFKVKYNELFQILKSLASKAEKRRVSAETKLRESASAEKYKLYGELILSNLHNIKSRTDKVELFNYYDNTNITVPLDIKLTPQANAQKYYKKYNKSKKTAEVVTQQINEDNEFIEYIQTIIESLRQAETLQDLEDIAAEMKQNGFIKDNTRKSEKEISKPRQYKVDGFLIKVGRNNAQNDRLVRSSKPDDIWLHTKDIHSSHTVITSDKKVVPNHVLVIAAEITAYYSKAHLSQNVPVDYTFIKFVKKPPKAALGRVIYTDQHTLFVNPQKRDEYRIKN; encoded by the coding sequence ATGCCTTTTGATTCACTGACGCTAACAGCAGTAAAAAATGAATTAAATCAGTCTATAATTGACGCAAGGCTTGAAAAAATCTATATGCCTGCGTCTAATATTCTAGTTTTTAATTTTCATGGCAAAAACGGCAGACAAAAACTGCTTATTGCTTTGGATAATTATGCCCGCATTCATTTGACCCAACAAAATTTTGACAATCCGTTAAATGCCCCTGCCTTTTGTATGCATTTGAGAAAATATCTAAACGGAGCAAAGCTTGTCAATATAACTCAGCCCAAATACGAAAGAATTTTGGAATTTGAATTTAATGTGCTGAACGAATTAAGAGATAATGTTAGCTTTAAGGTTATTGCTGAGATTATGGGAAAATACAGCAATGTTATAGCAGTCAATGAAAACGGCATTATCACAGAATGCATCAAGCATATCTATCCTAACATCACTTCAACCGATACTATTGCAAAACGCGCGTTATTGCCTAATATTGCTTACACATATCCAGAAACAGAAGGCAAAATCACTATAGATGATTATGAAGAGTTTATAAGCCGCTTAATGCAATTTACAGGCGGGGCTTTGGATAAATATATAATGGGCTTTTTAAAAGGCATTGCTCCTTCTACAGTAAGCGAACTTGTATCAGATATTATACCGGAATTAATTGACGAAGAAGTATCTAAAATTATTTATAAAAGATTTTATGATTATGCTGATAAGGTAAAAAAAGGCGACATTTTTCCCGTAGTTACATTTTCCAACGACGGCGAGCCTGACGACTATTATCTTTTTCCTCAAAAAATCAACAGTAATCGATCAGTCAGCTTTGATTCAATCAATCAGGCTATTGACAGCTGCATGAGTCAAAAGACAAGCATAAGTTCGTTTAAGGTAAAATATAACGAGTTGTTTCAAATCCTTAAAAGCTTAGCATCAAAAGCCGAAAAAAGGCGTGTGTCGGCAGAAACAAAACTAAGAGAATCAGCGTCAGCAGAAAAATATAAATTATATGGAGAATTGATTTTGAGCAATCTTCACAACATAAAATCCCGAACGGATAAGGTTGAATTATTCAATTATTATGACAATACCAATATCACTGTTCCTTTGGATATAAAATTGACACCTCAAGCGAATGCTCAAAAATATTATAAAAAATATAATAAATCCAAAAAGACAGCTGAAGTAGTCACACAGCAGATCAATGAAGATAATGAATTTATTGAATATATTCAGACTATCATAGAGAGTTTAAGACAGGCAGAGACATTACAGGATCTAGAAGATATTGCGGCTGAAATGAAACAAAATGGATTTATAAAAGACAATACAAGAAAGTCAGAAAAAGAAATCAGCAAACCAAGACAATATAAAGTTGACGGCTTTTTGATCAAAGTGGGACGCAATAACGCACAAAATGACCGTTTGGTCAGATCTTCAAAACCTGACGATATCTGGCTGCATACCAAGGATATACACAGTTCTCATACAGTGATTACAAGCGACAAAAAAGTTGTACCCAATCATGTGCTTGTAATAGCCGCAGAAATAACCGCATATTACTCAAAGGCGCATTTATCCCAAAACGTACCTGTTGATTATACTTTTATAAAATTTGTAAAAAAGCCGCCAAAAGCGGCTTTGGGAAGAGTAATATATACCGATCAGCATACGCTGTTTGTTAATCCCCAAAAGAGAGATGAATATAGAATAAAAAATTAA